Proteins encoded within one genomic window of Bradyrhizobium sp. 186:
- a CDS encoding FdhF/YdeP family oxidoreductase yields MSERKAIHPYHHPAGGWGALKALGEHLIEQRIPIKGATTLRCMNQPEGFDCPGCAWPDPKHTSSFEFCENGAKAVAWEATAKRCTPEFFADHTVTELSAWSDYDLEMVGRLTHPMAYDGGSDRYLPISWSEAFSIVGRHLNALPDPNMAEFYTSGRTSNEAAFLYQLFVREYGTNNFPDCSNMCHEATSVGLPQSIGVGKGTVVLEDFDKADCIFIFGQNPGTNSPRMMTNLRDAARRGASIISFNPFRERALERFQAPQSPIEMATLSSTQISSRLYQVRVGGDVAVIKGIMKVLVDEDTAARARGEQAVLDWDFIRDHTQGLDELVTDLRATPWTDIERYSGLSREEIEYAAHAYMKAERAIIVYGMGITQHRRGAQNVQQLANLALLRGHIGREGAGICPVRGHSNVQGDRTVGITETPSEDFLDRLEFRFGFKPPRAHGHNVVTALEAMIRGDAKVFIAMGGNFAAAIPDWQLTQEALRRLDLTVHISTKLNRSHLIHGRDALILPCLGRTEIDIQATGPQSITVEDSMSMVHASAGRNQPASEHLLSEPAIVAGMARATLGQCSVVDWDGFVAEYDRIREAIEIVLPIFQAYNARIRVPGGFHLVPAARERIWATPNGKANFLVFDGLGEDPQDDHPETLWLSTIRSHDQYNTTLYSMSDRYRGVYGQRDIVFLNQFEMDKRGILDGDRVDLVTVSTDGIERRVRDFRVVGYSFPIGCCAAYYPETNPLVPLYAHDPLSFTPSSKGIPVRIERTGVGVTNDSSH; encoded by the coding sequence ATGTCGGAACGCAAGGCAATTCACCCCTATCATCATCCGGCGGGCGGGTGGGGTGCGCTCAAGGCCCTCGGTGAGCACTTGATCGAGCAGCGCATTCCGATCAAGGGGGCGACTACGCTCCGATGCATGAATCAGCCGGAAGGTTTCGACTGTCCCGGGTGCGCCTGGCCCGATCCGAAACACACCTCGTCATTCGAATTCTGCGAGAATGGCGCGAAGGCCGTGGCCTGGGAAGCGACCGCCAAGCGCTGCACGCCGGAGTTTTTCGCTGATCACACGGTCACGGAGCTGTCCGCCTGGAGCGACTACGATCTCGAGATGGTGGGCCGGCTGACACATCCCATGGCTTATGATGGGGGATCGGACCGCTATCTTCCCATAAGCTGGAGCGAGGCCTTCTCGATCGTCGGCCGCCATCTGAACGCGCTGCCTGACCCGAACATGGCGGAGTTTTACACCTCCGGCCGCACCTCGAACGAAGCCGCCTTTCTCTATCAGCTCTTTGTGCGGGAGTACGGCACCAACAATTTCCCCGATTGCTCCAACATGTGTCATGAGGCGACCAGCGTGGGCTTGCCGCAATCCATTGGGGTGGGCAAGGGCACGGTCGTGCTGGAGGATTTCGACAAGGCAGATTGCATTTTCATCTTCGGCCAGAATCCCGGCACCAACAGTCCGCGCATGATGACCAACCTGCGCGATGCCGCCCGCCGCGGCGCTTCGATCATCTCTTTCAATCCGTTCCGCGAGCGGGCGCTGGAACGTTTCCAGGCCCCGCAGAGCCCGATTGAGATGGCGACGCTGAGCTCGACGCAGATCAGCTCGCGCCTCTACCAGGTGCGCGTGGGTGGTGACGTCGCCGTGATCAAGGGTATTATGAAGGTTCTGGTCGATGAAGATACAGCGGCGCGGGCGAGAGGCGAGCAGGCCGTTCTGGACTGGGATTTCATCCGTGACCACACCCAAGGCCTTGATGAACTGGTAACTGACCTGAGGGCCACGCCCTGGACGGATATCGAGCGTTACTCGGGGCTCAGCCGCGAAGAGATCGAATATGCCGCGCACGCCTACATGAAAGCCGAGCGCGCGATCATCGTCTATGGCATGGGGATTACCCAGCACCGGCGCGGCGCGCAGAATGTTCAGCAATTGGCCAATCTCGCCCTGTTGCGCGGCCATATCGGTCGTGAGGGCGCAGGCATCTGTCCGGTCCGCGGCCATTCGAACGTGCAGGGAGATCGGACGGTCGGCATCACCGAGACGCCGTCCGAAGACTTTCTCGATCGGCTGGAATTTCGCTTCGGTTTCAAGCCACCTCGTGCGCACGGCCACAATGTCGTCACGGCGCTCGAAGCGATGATTCGCGGAGACGCCAAGGTGTTCATCGCGATGGGCGGCAACTTTGCCGCGGCAATTCCCGATTGGCAGCTCACGCAGGAAGCCCTCAGGAGACTCGATCTTACGGTCCACATCTCGACCAAGCTCAACCGCAGTCACCTGATCCACGGGCGCGATGCGTTGATCCTTCCCTGCCTTGGCCGCACGGAGATAGACATCCAGGCGACCGGACCGCAGTCCATCACCGTGGAGGACTCCATGTCGATGGTCCATGCGTCGGCCGGGCGCAATCAGCCCGCGTCAGAACACCTGTTGAGTGAGCCCGCGATCGTTGCCGGCATGGCGCGGGCGACCTTGGGGCAGTGCTCCGTCGTCGATTGGGACGGCTTCGTCGCCGAGTACGATCGCATTCGCGAGGCGATCGAGATCGTGTTGCCGATATTCCAGGCCTACAATGCACGAATTCGCGTGCCCGGCGGCTTCCACCTGGTTCCGGCCGCGCGCGAGCGCATCTGGGCGACGCCGAACGGTAAGGCCAATTTTCTGGTCTTTGACGGCCTTGGCGAGGATCCGCAAGACGATCATCCGGAGACGCTCTGGCTGAGCACGATTCGCAGCCATGACCAGTACAATACGACGCTCTATTCCATGTCCGATCGCTACCGGGGTGTCTACGGCCAGCGCGACATCGTGTTCCTGAACCAGTTCGAGATGGACAAGCGTGGGATCCTGGACGGTGACCGGGTCGATCTGGTGACCGTTTCGACCGACGGCATCGAGCGGCGGGTGCGCGACTTCCGCGTGGTCGGATACTCGTTCCCGATCGGCTGCTGCGCAGCTTACTACCCGGAGACCAATCCTCTGGTGCCGCTCTATGCGCACGATCCCCTCAGCTTCACGCCGTCGTCCAAGGGCATCCCGGTCCGGATCGAGCGCACGGGCGTCGGCGTCACGAACGATTCCTCGCATTAG
- a CDS encoding cupin domain-containing protein: MISRRSLLAASAMGAAMVSSVKAASFGNPDEPPQGAINARGPGNLSDPGPQSQVLGGQFPSAQSPPATDVGGMPMPWASFNNAPKRIQNGGWAREVTVADFAISKEISGVNMRLTAGGIRELHWHQAAEWAIMTYGTCRVTVLDAQGRPYVADVKEGDLWYFPPGAPHSLQGLGPDGCEFVICFDDGHADEFNTLLVSDWFAHTPPEILAKNFGVPADTFAKIPLHNLWIFQGTVPGDIAGDRTAMQKDAPVVTHPFIFPLGSSRPFKSSDTGSIQVADSSNFKVSTAVSAALVTVRPGGIREMHWHPNADEWQYYIKGKARMTVFDTGPNALTMDFNAGDIGYVRRNLGHYVENVGDTDLQFIGVFRASHYEEVSLSNWLTHTPPKLVAQHLNVDEGTIASWPDNAPGVMPKR; the protein is encoded by the coding sequence ATGATTTCGAGACGAAGCCTGCTGGCAGCCTCGGCCATGGGCGCGGCCATGGTGTCCTCAGTGAAGGCCGCATCTTTTGGCAATCCGGACGAGCCGCCCCAGGGCGCCATCAACGCGAGGGGCCCGGGGAATCTCAGCGATCCCGGCCCGCAAAGTCAGGTTCTGGGCGGCCAATTTCCCTCAGCGCAGTCGCCACCGGCGACGGACGTCGGCGGCATGCCGATGCCCTGGGCATCGTTCAACAATGCACCGAAGCGAATCCAGAATGGCGGATGGGCGCGGGAGGTCACCGTTGCCGATTTTGCCATTTCCAAGGAGATATCGGGCGTCAACATGCGCCTGACGGCCGGCGGCATCCGCGAGCTGCACTGGCACCAGGCAGCCGAGTGGGCGATCATGACCTACGGCACCTGCCGTGTGACGGTTCTCGATGCGCAGGGCCGTCCCTATGTTGCGGATGTCAAGGAGGGCGACCTCTGGTATTTCCCTCCGGGAGCGCCGCATTCACTGCAGGGCTTGGGTCCGGATGGCTGCGAATTCGTCATCTGCTTCGATGACGGGCATGCCGACGAATTCAACACCTTGCTCGTCTCGGACTGGTTCGCCCACACGCCGCCCGAGATTCTCGCCAAGAACTTCGGCGTTCCGGCGGACACATTTGCCAAGATCCCGCTGCACAATCTCTGGATCTTCCAGGGCACCGTGCCCGGCGACATCGCCGGCGATCGCACCGCGATGCAGAAGGATGCGCCCGTCGTAACTCATCCCTTCATCTTCCCGCTCGGCTCCTCCCGTCCGTTCAAATCTTCCGATACAGGAAGCATCCAGGTCGCCGACAGCAGCAATTTCAAGGTTTCAACCGCGGTGTCGGCCGCGCTGGTTACCGTTCGTCCCGGTGGCATCAGGGAGATGCACTGGCACCCTAACGCGGACGAGTGGCAGTACTACATCAAGGGCAAGGCACGCATGACGGTGTTCGACACCGGTCCGAACGCACTGACCATGGACTTCAATGCCGGCGACATCGGCTATGTCAGGCGCAACCTCGGTCACTATGTCGAGAACGTCGGCGACACCGATCTGCAATTCATCGGCGTGTTCCGCGCCTCGCACTACGAAGAAGTCTCCCTCTCCAACTGGCTCACGCACACGCCGCCGAAACTCGTGGCGCAGCATCTCAATGTCGACGAAGGCACGATCGCGAGTTGGCCCGACAATGCGCCGGGCGTCATGCCGAAGCGATAA
- a CDS encoding LysR substrate-binding domain-containing protein, with product MNLSGLSLRDLEYVVAIADHGSFVRAAEHCRVAQPSLSAQVRKLEALLGMVIFERTTRRVIVTVEGKSFVEQARRVLAEARLLFTIVQRSDKPFGGALRLAAISTLGPYLFPRILPALRKKYSELALVLSEGLTGELVPKLIDGEVDAVLLSLPQTDAALASAGIFSEPFLLACPKGHPASRKGGPTWDALDAEERLLLEEGHCLREQALAGCSAPGRTNRLATSLETLKYMVAAGEGCTLVPALAVSERDAVAYSRLPGNTFSRRVGLAWRKSDPRAMEFSALSETLRQIAKSFDDVKEA from the coding sequence ATGAATCTTAGCGGCCTGTCGTTGCGCGATCTCGAATATGTTGTGGCTATTGCGGACCACGGCAGTTTCGTCCGCGCGGCCGAACATTGTCGCGTTGCGCAACCGTCGTTGTCCGCGCAGGTCCGCAAACTCGAAGCCTTGCTCGGCATGGTGATCTTCGAGCGCACCACGCGGCGCGTCATCGTGACGGTCGAAGGCAAGTCCTTTGTCGAACAGGCCCGTCGTGTTCTGGCGGAGGCGCGGCTTCTCTTCACCATCGTCCAGCGGTCGGACAAGCCGTTCGGTGGTGCACTGCGGCTCGCCGCAATTTCGACGCTCGGCCCATATCTCTTCCCCAGGATATTGCCGGCACTTCGCAAGAAGTATTCCGAACTCGCCCTCGTTCTGAGCGAGGGCCTCACCGGCGAGCTCGTGCCGAAGCTGATCGACGGCGAGGTCGATGCCGTGCTCCTCTCGTTGCCGCAAACCGACGCTGCATTGGCAAGTGCTGGGATATTTTCGGAACCGTTCCTGTTGGCGTGCCCGAAGGGGCATCCCGCGTCCCGCAAGGGCGGCCCGACCTGGGACGCGCTCGATGCCGAGGAGCGGTTACTGCTGGAGGAGGGACATTGCCTGCGCGAGCAGGCGCTCGCCGGCTGCTCTGCTCCAGGCCGGACCAATCGCCTTGCCACCAGTCTGGAGACGCTGAAATACATGGTCGCAGCAGGAGAGGGCTGCACGCTGGTGCCCGCCCTTGCGGTATCCGAGCGGGATGCGGTTGCCTATTCGCGGCTGCCGGGGAACACTTTTTCGAGAAGAGTGGGGCTTGCCTGGCGCAAAAGTGATCCGCGCGCAATGGAATTTTCCGCACTCTCGGAAACGCTGAGACAGATCGCCAAATCGTTTGACGACGTGAAGGAGGCTTGA
- a CDS encoding glutathione S-transferase family protein gives MYQLHYFPSNANAAPHMVLEELGQAYELVLVDRAKNAQKSEEYLTINPNGRIPTLVDGGLVLSEAAAIVLHLVDQHSEANLAPRIGSPERAKFYQWLVFLTNSLQEELMIWQYPDRLTSAETAATEIVRQGAERRACTYLDVIEQHLETNGPLFLGDKLSAADFYLVMLARWARPMSRPPRSRPHIARLLDMVTALPAVRRAYEREGVTGEIC, from the coding sequence ATGTACCAACTTCACTACTTCCCCAGTAATGCCAACGCGGCGCCCCACATGGTGCTCGAGGAGCTCGGCCAGGCGTACGAGCTTGTACTTGTGGACCGCGCCAAGAATGCCCAGAAATCGGAAGAATATCTCACGATCAACCCGAACGGTCGCATTCCCACCTTGGTCGACGGCGGACTCGTACTATCCGAGGCAGCGGCGATTGTTCTCCACCTGGTCGACCAGCATTCCGAAGCCAACCTTGCACCGAGGATCGGTAGCCCCGAGCGCGCCAAGTTCTATCAGTGGCTGGTCTTCCTGACGAACTCGCTGCAGGAAGAGCTGATGATCTGGCAGTACCCCGATCGCCTGACGAGCGCGGAGACTGCCGCGACGGAGATCGTCAGGCAAGGCGCGGAGCGGCGGGCCTGCACCTATCTCGACGTTATCGAGCAGCACCTGGAAACGAACGGCCCCCTCTTCCTCGGGGACAAGTTGAGCGCCGCCGATTTTTACCTCGTCATGCTCGCCCGCTGGGCGCGCCCGATGTCCCGTCCGCCTCGTTCACGGCCGCACATCGCGCGGCTGCTCGACATGGTGACGGCGCTGCCCGCGGTCCGCCGAGCCTATGAACGCGAAGGCGTCACTGGTGAAATCTGCTGA
- a CDS encoding agmatinase encodes MTTQFKSRNMPERMNLPFVGLATFAGQPACTDWDRLDGTDVAVLGIPIDTASSYRVGTRFGPRAIREASMFHGFGPEGVFDFEDEVTYLTAEEVKIVDAGDSDVIYADTKRSLANAELAVRALLDAKAMPYILGGDHAITMATVAAYSNEKPIHIIHLDAHFDFIDQRNGISWGHGSPMRRASEMTHVKGITTLGPHNMASVSKKDYEAAKAYGTHVVSLRKFRSIGAAAALSHIPDGERVYVSIDIDSFDPSIAPGTATISHGGFTYYEAKDLLQEIAWRFEVVGADFVEVSPPYDPSAITSLLAARISLDFIGSIFHERAKRRG; translated from the coding sequence ATGACAACGCAGTTCAAAAGCCGCAACATGCCGGAACGGATGAACCTGCCTTTCGTAGGCCTAGCCACCTTTGCCGGCCAGCCTGCCTGCACCGATTGGGATAGGCTCGACGGCACCGATGTCGCCGTGCTTGGCATTCCGATCGATACGGCCTCGAGCTATCGCGTCGGAACACGCTTCGGGCCGCGCGCGATTCGCGAAGCGTCCATGTTCCACGGCTTTGGTCCGGAAGGTGTATTCGATTTCGAGGACGAGGTGACCTATCTCACTGCCGAGGAAGTCAAGATCGTCGATGCCGGCGACAGCGACGTCATCTACGCCGACACCAAGCGTAGCCTGGCGAACGCCGAGCTGGCGGTGCGCGCACTGCTCGATGCCAAGGCGATGCCGTATATCCTTGGCGGCGATCACGCCATCACCATGGCGACCGTCGCTGCGTATTCGAACGAGAAGCCGATCCACATCATCCATCTCGACGCGCATTTCGACTTCATCGATCAGCGCAACGGCATCAGCTGGGGCCACGGCAGCCCGATGCGCCGAGCCTCGGAGATGACGCATGTGAAGGGCATCACGACGCTCGGCCCGCACAACATGGCCTCCGTGAGCAAAAAGGACTACGAGGCGGCGAAGGCCTACGGCACCCACGTCGTTTCATTGCGCAAATTCCGCTCGATCGGCGCGGCTGCGGCTCTCTCCCACATCCCGGATGGCGAGCGGGTCTACGTTTCGATCGATATCGACAGCTTCGATCCGTCGATCGCGCCGGGGACGGCAACGATCAGCCATGGCGGGTTTACCTATTACGAAGCCAAGGATCTTCTCCAGGAGATCGCATGGCGCTTCGAGGTGGTCGGCGCCGACTTCGTTGAGGTCTCGCCGCCCTACGATCCGTCGGCAATCACGTCACTGCTCGCGGCCCGGATCAGTCTCGATTTCATCGGCTCGATCTTCCACGAGCGCGCCAAGCGGCGCGGCTGA
- a CDS encoding catalase translates to MNDKAQRPLLTHASGAPVTDNVNIQTAGPRGPALLQDVWLIEKLAHFDREVIPERRMHAKGSGAHGTFTVTHDITRYTKAKIFSEIGKQTPMFARFSTVAGERGAADAERDIRGFSLKFYTEEGNWDMVGNNTPVFFFRDPLRFPDLNHAIKRDPYTGMRSADNNWDFWTLLPEALHQVTVVMSERGIPKSYRHMHGFGSHTYSLLNANNERVWVKFHFRTQQGIENLTDGEAEALVGKDRESHQRDLFGSIERGEFPRWTLCIQVMTDEQATKFAFNPFDLTKVWPKADYPLIEVGYFELNRNPENVFAEVEQAAFSPANIVPGIGYSPDKMLQARLFSYGDAQRYRLGVNHHHIPVNAPKCPFHSYHRDGAMRTDGNLGRTPTYWPNSRSEWKDRPQLNEPPLEITGAAAHWDHRVDDDHWQQPGNLFRKMTSAQKQTLFENTARQVGQAARYIQERHVANCAKADPAYGKGVADALARFAEGKL, encoded by the coding sequence ATGAACGACAAAGCTCAAAGACCGCTTCTGACGCACGCATCGGGCGCGCCCGTCACGGACAACGTCAATATACAAACTGCCGGGCCGCGCGGACCGGCATTGCTGCAAGACGTCTGGCTGATCGAGAAGCTCGCGCATTTCGATCGGGAAGTCATTCCTGAACGGCGAATGCACGCCAAGGGTTCGGGCGCTCACGGCACGTTCACGGTCACCCACGACATCACCCGCTATACCAAGGCCAAGATCTTTTCCGAGATCGGCAAGCAGACGCCGATGTTCGCGCGGTTCTCGACGGTCGCCGGCGAACGCGGCGCGGCAGATGCCGAGCGTGACATCCGCGGGTTCTCGCTCAAGTTCTATACCGAGGAAGGCAACTGGGACATGGTCGGCAACAACACGCCGGTCTTCTTCTTTCGCGACCCGTTGCGCTTTCCCGATCTGAACCACGCCATCAAGCGCGATCCCTATACGGGCATGCGCAGTGCCGACAACAACTGGGATTTCTGGACGCTGCTTCCCGAGGCGCTACACCAGGTCACCGTCGTCATGAGTGAGCGCGGCATCCCGAAGAGCTACCGCCACATGCACGGCTTCGGCAGCCACACCTACAGTCTGCTCAACGCGAACAATGAGCGCGTCTGGGTGAAGTTTCACTTCCGCACCCAGCAGGGCATTGAGAACCTGACCGACGGAGAGGCAGAGGCCCTGGTCGGCAAGGATCGCGAAAGCCATCAGCGCGACCTCTTCGGCAGCATCGAGCGAGGCGAGTTTCCGCGCTGGACCCTGTGCATCCAGGTGATGACGGACGAGCAGGCGACGAAATTTGCCTTCAATCCGTTCGATCTCACCAAGGTCTGGCCGAAGGCCGATTATCCGCTGATCGAGGTCGGCTATTTCGAGCTCAATCGGAACCCGGAGAACGTCTTTGCCGAAGTCGAGCAGGCAGCGTTCTCGCCCGCCAATATCGTACCGGGTATCGGCTATTCGCCGGACAAGATGCTTCAGGCGCGCTTGTTCTCCTATGGTGACGCGCAGCGCTACCGGCTTGGTGTCAACCACCACCACATTCCGGTCAACGCACCGAAGTGCCCGTTCCACAGCTATCACCGCGACGGAGCGATGCGGACCGACGGCAATCTTGGCCGCACGCCGACCTACTGGCCGAACAGCCGCAGCGAATGGAAGGACCGGCCCCAGTTGAACGAGCCGCCGCTCGAGATCACGGGTGCGGCCGCGCATTGGGATCACCGCGTGGACGATGACCATTGGCAACAACCCGGCAATTTGTTCCGGAAGATGACCTCCGCGCAGAAGCAGACGCTGTTCGAGAACACGGCGCGCCAGGTGGGTCAGGCCGCAAGGTACATCCAGGAGCGGCACGTGGCCAACTGCGCCAAGGCGGACCCTGCCTACGGCAAGGGGGTTGCCGACGCGCTGGCCAGGTTCGCCGAGGGCAAGCTCTAG
- the hemA gene encoding 5-aminolevulinate synthase: MFDYIGSFEHAISALKREQRYRVFVDLERKAGQFPHAVWNGPDGMRDVVVWCSNDYLGMGQHPKVIEAMCTAARSMGAGAGGTRNISGTNRPVVELEAEIADLHGKQDALVFTSGYVSNQTGIATIAKLLPDCLILSDALNHNSMIEGVRSAGCAKQIWRHNDLDHLEQLLSRAAAGRPKLIVFESVYSMDGDVAPIKEICDLADRYGALTYLDEVHAVGMYGPRGAGIAERDGVMDRVDIIEGTLAKAFGTLGGYIAGRSAVIDAVRSHAPGFIFTTALPPAIAAAAKASIAHLKASHRERARHRQAVAATKAALRRSGLPVMPTDTHIVPVMVGDPELCRWASELLLHRCGIYIQPINYPTVPRGTERLRITPTPGHDSRLIEELADAMVWVWRELGLPFARNDQRSESSGRLTVVAG; this comes from the coding sequence ATGTTCGACTATATCGGCAGTTTCGAACACGCCATCAGCGCTCTCAAGCGCGAGCAGCGGTATCGTGTGTTCGTCGATCTGGAGCGGAAAGCGGGGCAGTTTCCTCATGCCGTTTGGAACGGCCCGGACGGCATGCGAGATGTCGTCGTCTGGTGCTCGAACGACTACCTCGGCATGGGTCAGCATCCGAAGGTCATCGAAGCCATGTGCACCGCCGCGCGCAGCATGGGAGCGGGTGCAGGCGGTACGCGCAACATCTCGGGGACAAATCGCCCTGTCGTCGAACTGGAAGCCGAGATCGCGGACTTGCACGGCAAGCAGGACGCTCTCGTCTTCACGTCGGGCTATGTCTCGAACCAGACAGGCATCGCCACGATTGCCAAGCTCCTCCCGGACTGCCTCATCCTGTCGGATGCACTCAATCACAATTCCATGATCGAAGGGGTGCGCTCGGCCGGCTGCGCCAAGCAGATCTGGCGTCACAACGATCTCGATCACCTGGAGCAACTGCTCTCGCGTGCCGCGGCAGGCCGCCCGAAATTGATCGTCTTTGAGAGCGTCTACTCCATGGACGGAGACGTCGCGCCGATCAAGGAGATCTGTGATCTGGCGGATCGCTATGGCGCGCTGACATATCTCGATGAGGTGCACGCGGTCGGGATGTACGGGCCGCGCGGTGCCGGCATCGCCGAACGGGACGGCGTGATGGATCGCGTCGACATCATCGAAGGGACGCTCGCCAAGGCCTTCGGCACGCTCGGCGGCTACATTGCGGGGCGTAGCGCGGTGATCGATGCGGTACGGTCCCACGCGCCGGGATTCATCTTCACGACCGCGCTTCCGCCTGCGATTGCTGCGGCGGCCAAGGCCTCGATAGCTCACCTCAAGGCATCGCACCGCGAGCGCGCCCGGCACCGACAGGCAGTCGCAGCAACAAAAGCGGCTTTGCGCAGGTCCGGATTGCCCGTCATGCCGACTGATACGCACATCGTCCCCGTGATGGTGGGCGATCCCGAGTTGTGCAGATGGGCGAGCGAGCTCTTGCTCCACCGATGCGGCATCTACATTCAGCCGATCAACTACCCGACGGTGCCCCGAGGCACTGAACGGCTGCGCATCACACCGACCCCGGGACACGATAGTCGGCTCATCGAGGAGCTGGCCGACGCCATGGTCTGGGTCTGGCGGGAGCTCGGCCTGCCGTTTGCGCGGAACGATCAACGTTCGGAATCGTCCGGCCGCCTGACAGTTGTCGCTGGCTGA
- the hemH gene encoding ferrochelatase yields MAPPQSEMRERTISPKIGVLLSNLGTPDGTDYWSVRRYLAEFLSDRRVIEAPRLLWLFILNALILTARPQRKGKDYATIWNRDRNESPLKTITRSQAEKLQQSIRDGLLGDSKSNVVVDWGMRYGNPSLKAATERLVARGCERILFVPLYPQYSAATSATACDKLFDVLASMRHQPALRVAAPYYDEDAYIDAVAASLTERLSSAGVEPDVIVASFHGMPLSTHVAGDPYYVQCHRTADLVRTRLGLPQERLIVTFQSRFGRAEWLKPYTDETIKALAAKGARRIAVVTPGFSADCLETIEEIGQENAKYFFGEGGEAFARVDCLNDSDHGMRVIEAVVRRELSGWV; encoded by the coding sequence ATGGCTCCGCCGCAATCCGAAATGCGCGAAAGAACGATATCTCCGAAAATCGGCGTGCTCCTGAGCAATCTCGGCACTCCGGACGGCACGGACTATTGGTCGGTCAGGCGATATCTCGCCGAGTTCCTGTCCGATCGAAGGGTGATTGAAGCGCCCAGACTACTCTGGCTCTTCATTTTGAATGCGCTGATTCTGACTGCGCGACCACAACGAAAGGGCAAAGATTACGCAACGATCTGGAATCGCGACCGCAATGAGAGTCCGCTCAAGACTATCACGAGGTCGCAGGCAGAGAAGCTGCAACAATCTATCCGTGACGGTCTTCTCGGCGATTCGAAATCCAACGTCGTCGTCGACTGGGGGATGCGCTACGGAAACCCGTCCCTGAAGGCCGCCACCGAGCGGCTCGTGGCGAGGGGATGCGAACGCATCCTCTTCGTCCCGCTCTATCCACAGTATTCGGCCGCCACGAGCGCAACGGCATGCGACAAGCTCTTCGACGTGCTGGCATCCATGCGACATCAGCCGGCATTGCGGGTCGCGGCGCCCTACTACGATGAGGACGCCTATATCGATGCTGTCGCGGCCTCGCTAACTGAACGTCTCTCCAGCGCCGGCGTCGAGCCGGACGTCATCGTCGCATCCTTCCACGGCATGCCGCTCAGTACTCATGTCGCGGGCGATCCATACTATGTCCAGTGTCACAGGACCGCGGACCTCGTTCGGACACGCTTGGGGCTGCCGCAAGAACGCCTCATCGTCACGTTCCAGTCACGCTTCGGTCGGGCAGAATGGTTGAAACCGTATACGGACGAGACCATAAAGGCGCTTGCGGCGAAGGGTGCCCGGCGGATCGCAGTCGTAACTCCCGGCTTCTCGGCCGATTGTCTGGAGACGATCGAGGAAATCGGGCAGGAAAACGCGAAATACTTCTTCGGCGAAGGCGGCGAAGCATTCGCTCGCGTCGATTGTCTGAACGACAGCGACCATGGAATGCGCGTGATCGAGGCGGTTGTGCGCCGTGAGTTGAGCGGCTGGGTCTGA
- a CDS encoding GlxA family transcriptional regulator, protein MIGTPIAIIVPPNAQSLDISGPLDAFLEANRQAPGRCNYDVRLLSIGPDRAVTAGAMSILTHGSIFEDEQPIDTLLVAGTPDYARAYTDSTLHAWLRRHAPRSRRHGSVCTGAFFLGAAGLLDGFSVTTHWQHAGELAERFPAAKVVSDQIFVEDGPLWTSAGVTAGIDLALKLIEDDHGRDVALSVARRLVVFLKRPGGQSQFSAHLAAQVAAEGRIQTIQHWILDHLPLDLTVKTLAARAAMSVRNFTRVFQEEAGMTPGDFVEMARVDSARRLLEDTDKPLQRVASSCGFANPDVMRRAFLRRIGTGPSEYRERFRG, encoded by the coding sequence ATGATTGGCACGCCGATCGCGATTATTGTGCCGCCGAACGCGCAATCATTGGACATTTCCGGTCCTCTGGATGCCTTTCTGGAAGCCAATCGGCAGGCTCCCGGCAGATGCAACTACGATGTGCGTCTGTTGTCGATCGGTCCGGATCGAGCCGTGACGGCTGGAGCGATGTCGATTTTGACCCATGGCTCGATCTTCGAAGACGAGCAACCGATCGATACGTTGCTGGTCGCTGGCACCCCCGACTACGCCCGCGCTTACACGGACTCGACTCTCCATGCCTGGCTGCGACGGCACGCGCCGCGCAGCCGCCGCCACGGCTCCGTCTGCACCGGCGCCTTCTTTCTCGGCGCCGCCGGACTGCTGGACGGCTTCAGCGTGACGACGCATTGGCAGCACGCCGGTGAATTGGCGGAGAGATTTCCGGCCGCAAAAGTGGTATCCGATCAGATCTTCGTCGAGGATGGTCCCCTGTGGACATCGGCCGGCGTCACTGCCGGAATCGACCTCGCATTGAAGCTGATCGAGGACGATCACGGGCGCGATGTCGCACTCTCCGTCGCCCGCCGCCTGGTCGTCTTCCTGAAGCGACCGGGCGGCCAGTCGCAGTTCAGTGCTCATCTCGCCGCGCAGGTCGCAGCCGAAGGGCGCATTCAGACGATCCAGCATTGGATCCTCGATCATTTGCCCCTTGACCTGACGGTGAAGACGCTTGCCGCGCGGGCCGCGATGAGCGTGCGCAATTTCACCCGCGTCTTTCAAGAAGAGGCTGGAATGACGCCGGGTGACTTCGTCGAGATGGCGCGCGTCGATTCGGCTCGGCGGTTGCTGGAGGATACCGACAAGCCCTTGCAACGCGTCGCATCGAGCTGCGGCTTCGCCAATCCCGACGTGATGCGGCGAGCCTTTCTGAGACGCATTGGCACTGGCCCAAGCGAGTATCGCGAACGTTTCCGCGGATAA